One Candidatus Hydrogenedentota bacterium genomic window carries:
- a CDS encoding P-II family nitrogen regulator, which translates to MRKIEAIIKPFKLEEVKEALSGVGIQGLTVTEVKGFGRQKGHKELYRGAEYVVEFLPKVKLEIVVSDDKVKDVVAVISKAASTGRIGDGKIFIVPIEEAIRIRTGESGDVALS; encoded by the coding sequence GTGCGCAAAATCGAAGCCATTATCAAGCCGTTCAAACTGGAAGAGGTTAAGGAAGCTCTTTCGGGTGTAGGCATCCAGGGGTTGACCGTGACCGAAGTCAAAGGCTTTGGCCGTCAGAAAGGGCACAAGGAGTTGTACCGCGGCGCCGAGTACGTCGTGGAATTCCTGCCCAAGGTTAAGCTCGAAATCGTTGTCTCCGACGACAAGGTGAAGGATGTCGTTGCCGTGATTTCCAAGGCCGCGTCCACGGGTCGAATCGGCGACGGGAAGATTTTTATCGTCCCGATCGAAGAAGCAATCCGAATTCGCACGGGCGAATCGGGAGATGTGGCGCTTAGCTAG
- a CDS encoding ammonium transporter has translation MAVVAGPMIAFAQEAPPAEAAAAEAAPAPTIDSGDTAWLLTSTALVLFMTIPGLSLFYGGLVRTKNVLSVLMQCFAITALVTVLWVIYGYTMAFDTTGMAKGVMNLNSLVGGFSKLFMKGIDASSVTLTIPETVFACFQLTFAIITPALIVGAFAERMKFSAVLVFTTLWFTFVYVPICHMVWAGDGSLIGSHWGVLDFAGGTVVHINAGIAALVSCILIGKRLGYPTTPMAPHNMTMTVTGAGMLWVGWFGFNAGSAVAANGSAGMAMLVTQTATAMAALTWMFIEWFKHGKPSALGTVTGAVAGLVAITPASGTVGPLGALAIGFAVSVICFFAATTMKRALGYDDSLDAFGVHGVGGFVGAVLTGVFASDALGGQVAGLNIGSQVVAQLMGAGLTIVYCGIVSAVILKVVDLIIGLRVDEQEETQGLDLTLHNEAGYNL, from the coding sequence ATGGCCGTTGTGGCTGGACCCATGATTGCGTTTGCCCAGGAAGCTCCGCCCGCGGAGGCGGCCGCGGCTGAGGCCGCGCCTGCGCCGACAATTGACAGCGGCGATACGGCATGGTTGCTAACGTCGACTGCGCTCGTCCTATTCATGACAATACCCGGTCTGTCGCTATTCTACGGAGGCTTGGTCCGGACAAAGAACGTGTTGTCCGTTCTGATGCAGTGTTTCGCGATTACGGCCCTCGTGACTGTGCTTTGGGTCATCTATGGCTATACGATGGCTTTTGATACGACCGGCATGGCGAAGGGTGTCATGAATCTGAATTCGCTTGTCGGTGGATTCTCCAAGCTCTTCATGAAGGGCATTGACGCAAGCAGCGTGACGCTGACGATCCCGGAAACCGTATTTGCCTGTTTCCAGTTGACCTTCGCGATCATTACTCCCGCCCTTATCGTGGGGGCATTCGCCGAACGCATGAAGTTCTCCGCGGTCCTCGTCTTCACGACGCTGTGGTTCACCTTTGTCTACGTACCAATTTGTCATATGGTGTGGGCAGGTGACGGGTCTCTTATAGGCAGCCACTGGGGCGTGCTTGATTTCGCGGGTGGCACAGTCGTCCACATCAACGCCGGTATTGCGGCACTGGTCTCCTGTATTCTGATAGGCAAACGGCTGGGTTATCCGACGACGCCGATGGCTCCGCACAATATGACCATGACTGTGACTGGCGCCGGTATGCTATGGGTCGGCTGGTTCGGGTTCAATGCGGGTAGCGCGGTCGCCGCAAACGGCTCCGCAGGCATGGCGATGCTGGTCACTCAGACCGCTACTGCGATGGCGGCACTCACCTGGATGTTCATTGAATGGTTCAAGCACGGTAAGCCGAGCGCGTTGGGTACAGTCACTGGCGCGGTCGCAGGGCTGGTAGCCATCACTCCTGCTTCGGGTACCGTTGGCCCGCTGGGCGCACTGGCAATTGGGTTTGCCGTGTCTGTCATCTGCTTCTTCGCGGCAACCACCATGAAGCGCGCACTGGGATACGACGACTCTCTTGACGCCTTCGGCGTGCACGGAGTTGGCGGGTTTGTGGGCGCGGTGCTGACCGGCGTGTTCGCGTCCGACGCTTTGGGCGGTCAGGTTGCCGGCCTCAATATCGGTTCGCAGGTAGTCGCCCAGTTGATGGGTGCCGGCCTTACCATCGTGTACTGCGGAATCGTGAGTGCGGTCATACTGAAAGTCGTGGACCTTATCATCGGTTTGCGCGTGGACGAGCAGGAAGAGACCCAGGGTCTCGATCTTACGCTCCACAACGAAGCTGGTTACAATCTCTAG